In one Pseudoalteromonas rubra genomic region, the following are encoded:
- a CDS encoding flagellar protein MotY — translation MKFKANLIIATTLSILTLQAQGAMRQYSATADNSQWFVDRTTRLSCALSHEVPYYGEAIFHATASKNKDLTFNLDMVVRPDSYDFAGLESVPPAWRAGLPARVMGQMKLLKKFDGELTNAISWEMLTELEKGYYPTFYYQDWQNQHDQISVALSSVNFKNAYWEFLQCRDNLLPYSFEDIAFTVMNYKFNSSELTKSSRKRLDMIGEYLNNDPQIESIYISAYTDSYGGRSVNMAMSKKRAEAIKTYMASKGIPEDKIVTDGFGEKRHVAPNDTPIGRDKNRRVIIQISKP, via the coding sequence GTGAAGTTTAAAGCGAACCTGATTATTGCTACCACACTGAGTATCCTGACACTTCAGGCGCAGGGTGCAATGCGGCAATACTCTGCCACAGCAGACAACTCCCAGTGGTTTGTCGACAGGACAACGCGGTTGTCTTGTGCTCTGTCACATGAAGTCCCGTATTACGGCGAAGCGATATTCCATGCAACGGCGAGTAAGAATAAAGATCTCACCTTTAACCTGGATATGGTGGTCAGGCCTGATAGTTACGACTTTGCTGGCCTTGAGTCTGTGCCACCGGCGTGGCGGGCAGGGTTGCCTGCCAGGGTAATGGGCCAGATGAAGTTGTTGAAGAAATTTGATGGTGAACTCACCAATGCCATCAGCTGGGAGATGCTTACAGAGTTAGAAAAGGGTTACTATCCCACTTTTTATTATCAGGACTGGCAAAACCAGCATGATCAGATCTCCGTGGCACTCTCATCTGTGAACTTCAAAAATGCCTATTGGGAATTTTTGCAGTGTCGCGATAATTTGCTGCCTTACAGCTTTGAAGACATTGCATTCACGGTAATGAACTACAAATTTAACAGCAGTGAACTGACCAAGTCATCACGAAAACGTTTGGATATGATTGGGGAATATCTGAATAACGATCCGCAAATTGAATCCATTTATATTTCGGCGTATACGGATAGCTATGGTGGCCGCTCGGTTAATATGGCTATGTCGAAAAAGCGGGCCGAAGCGATAAAAACCTATATGGCGTCAAAAGGCATACCCGAAGATAAAATTGTCACTGATGGATTTGGTGAAAAGCGTCATGTTGCACCAAACGACACGCCGATTGGTCGGGATAAAAACCGTCGGGTAATTATCCAGATCTCGAAACCGTAA
- the mnmC gene encoding bifunctional tRNA (5-methylaminomethyl-2-thiouridine)(34)-methyltransferase MnmD/FAD-dependent 5-carboxymethylaminomethyl-2-thiouridine(34) oxidoreductase MnmC: MIRNAQIHFNDAGTPVADSFDDVYFSNDDGQAESDYVFFSQNKLNTRLLNHDRHHFVVAETGFGTGLNFLNTWAQFQRLKTPGSVQRLYFISFEKYPIKIEDLRQALKAWPDLSEQARQLCEQYPDAVEGCHRLEFDDGQVILDLWFGDVHTSLPKLSYAPQGLVDAWYLDGFAPSKNPDMWQQSLFDSMAALSRDNATFATFTAAGFVRRGLQQAGFTCQKVKGYGRKREMVIGQFGTANAQATNPQYYRHAPRALSNVAIIGGGIGSACLSYHLAKRDINTTLFCKDGTLAGGASHNRQGAVYPNLQAQYSTTSELYGLSFLYARRFYQHIETLGFTYEHDWCGVLLQSVTDGKRTQHQKIATSELFPKSLIRPVSAAEAQALANIDTPFEGLFIEQAGWVSPPQLTQAVYDAAQARCPGQHHFNADVSELEKREDGWYLQVNGHWQGPFSDVFICGGEHSDMFTQTQHLGLHGVRGQVSHIQAGEASSKLSTVLCHKGYFTPSMEGEHCMGATFEKYSKGREVTEQDNLTNRAQLQGFYADTKFDQSLGEITGAKAAVRCCFNDHFPMAGQVPDPDSLCSAFANLRRGKHDDFEPLTEPHEGLHVVTGFGARGLCSAPLVTEHLVAALCDEPRPFSERINQALHPARFVIRDLIRNKI, from the coding sequence ATGATACGCAACGCCCAGATACACTTTAACGACGCAGGAACGCCCGTCGCAGACAGCTTTGACGACGTCTACTTTTCTAATGATGATGGCCAGGCTGAGTCCGACTATGTTTTTTTCTCGCAAAATAAGCTCAATACCCGTTTGCTGAACCATGACCGCCACCATTTTGTTGTTGCGGAAACCGGATTTGGTACAGGCCTGAATTTTCTTAATACTTGGGCTCAATTTCAACGACTGAAAACACCAGGTAGCGTTCAGCGTCTTTATTTTATTTCATTCGAAAAATACCCGATTAAGATTGAAGATTTAAGACAAGCCTTAAAAGCCTGGCCGGATTTATCTGAGCAAGCCAGACAACTCTGCGAACAATACCCGGATGCTGTTGAAGGTTGCCATCGCCTTGAATTTGATGATGGACAGGTGATCCTGGATCTGTGGTTTGGCGATGTGCACACTTCCTTGCCAAAACTGTCTTATGCGCCGCAGGGCCTGGTTGATGCCTGGTACCTGGATGGTTTTGCACCGAGCAAAAACCCGGACATGTGGCAACAATCTCTGTTCGATTCAATGGCTGCGCTGAGCCGAGACAACGCCACGTTTGCGACCTTCACCGCGGCAGGTTTTGTCCGCAGAGGCTTGCAGCAAGCCGGTTTTACCTGCCAGAAAGTAAAAGGTTATGGCCGTAAACGAGAAATGGTGATCGGCCAGTTTGGGACAGCCAATGCGCAAGCGACTAACCCACAATACTACCGCCACGCTCCCCGCGCACTCAGTAACGTTGCCATTATTGGCGGCGGCATAGGCTCGGCCTGTTTAAGCTACCACCTGGCCAAACGTGATATCAACACGACCTTATTCTGTAAAGATGGCACGCTGGCCGGTGGCGCCTCGCATAATCGTCAGGGTGCCGTGTACCCCAACCTGCAAGCCCAGTACAGCACAACCAGCGAATTGTATGGTTTAAGCTTTTTATACGCACGCCGCTTTTATCAACACATTGAAACACTGGGCTTTACCTATGAGCATGATTGGTGTGGCGTGCTGTTGCAAAGCGTCACCGATGGTAAGCGCACACAGCATCAGAAAATCGCTACTAGTGAATTATTTCCCAAGTCTCTGATACGCCCTGTCTCTGCGGCAGAGGCACAAGCGCTGGCCAATATTGATACGCCATTCGAGGGACTCTTTATTGAACAGGCCGGCTGGGTGAGTCCGCCTCAGCTTACCCAGGCTGTTTATGATGCAGCACAGGCCAGGTGCCCAGGCCAGCACCACTTTAATGCAGATGTCAGTGAACTCGAAAAACGTGAGGACGGCTGGTATTTACAGGTTAACGGTCACTGGCAGGGCCCGTTTTCTGACGTGTTTATATGCGGCGGTGAACACAGCGATATGTTCACTCAGACTCAGCACTTGGGGCTGCACGGTGTACGCGGCCAGGTTTCGCATATCCAGGCAGGCGAAGCCTCGTCTAAACTCTCGACCGTGCTGTGCCATAAAGGGTACTTTACACCCAGTATGGAGGGGGAGCATTGCATGGGCGCTACCTTTGAAAAATACAGCAAAGGCCGGGAAGTCACCGAGCAGGATAACCTAACCAACCGCGCTCAGTTACAGGGCTTTTATGCAGATACTAAATTTGATCAAAGCCTGGGGGAGATCACTGGCGCTAAAGCGGCTGTACGTTGCTGTTTTAACGACCACTTCCCAATGGCAGGTCAGGTGCCGGACCCTGACAGCCTGTGCAGTGCGTTTGCAAACCTGCGCCGGGGCAAACACGATGACTTTGAGCCGTTAACTGAGCCTCATGAGGGATTACATGTGGTGACCGGGTTTGGTGCCAGGGGACTATGCAGCGCCCCTTTAGTGACAGAGCACCTGGTTGCGGCGCTGTGTGACGAGCCACGCCCATTTAGCGAGCGGATCAATCAGGCACTGCACCCTGCCCGCTTTGTGATCCGGGACCTAATCAGGAATAAGATCTAA
- a CDS encoding AI-2E family transporter — MIELIKSWYRAKFSDPNSVTLLLMLLAMAALLYFFGTFIIPVLVAIVIAYLLDWPVTHLQRVVPSRQMATNLVMLVFVSVMLALMFGILPVLWAQTSNLVQEAPTMIEEGKYYLLHLPDNYPNLISTEQVQNLVGAVETKLFDFGQQVVSASLTSIKDVVAWLIYLVLVPLLVFFMLKDKTQLTAGLLQLVPKERRLINQVWEEMDHQIMNYIRGKVIEIVIVGLSSFIAFTVLDLRYAALLGTLVGFSVLIPFIGAAVVTLPVAAVALFQFGIAPEFWTVLVVYGVIQALDGNVLVPLLFSEAVDLNPVYIIVAVLFFGGLWGFWGVFFAIPLASLVKALLNAWSTQQQEYLASEAK; from the coding sequence ATGATTGAACTCATTAAATCCTGGTATCGGGCCAAGTTTTCAGATCCCAATTCTGTGACCTTACTGCTGATGCTGCTGGCGATGGCTGCACTGTTATACTTTTTTGGGACTTTCATTATTCCCGTGTTAGTGGCCATCGTTATAGCCTATTTGCTGGATTGGCCTGTAACGCATCTGCAGCGGGTGGTGCCCAGCCGGCAGATGGCGACCAACCTCGTGATGCTGGTCTTTGTGAGCGTCATGCTGGCACTGATGTTTGGCATTTTGCCAGTGCTGTGGGCGCAAACCAGTAACCTGGTGCAAGAAGCCCCGACTATGATTGAAGAAGGCAAATATTATCTGCTTCATTTACCTGACAATTACCCAAATCTGATATCGACAGAGCAGGTTCAAAACCTTGTGGGAGCGGTGGAAACTAAGTTGTTTGATTTTGGCCAACAGGTGGTCTCTGCCTCTCTGACATCAATAAAAGATGTGGTGGCCTGGCTTATTTACTTAGTCCTGGTGCCTTTGTTGGTGTTTTTCATGTTGAAAGATAAAACCCAGCTCACCGCCGGGTTGTTGCAGTTGGTGCCAAAAGAAAGACGTCTGATCAATCAGGTGTGGGAAGAAATGGACCATCAGATCATGAACTACATTCGGGGTAAAGTCATTGAAATTGTGATTGTCGGGTTATCCAGTTTTATTGCCTTCACTGTGTTGGATTTGCGTTATGCAGCCTTACTTGGCACCCTGGTGGGTTTCTCGGTGTTGATCCCCTTCATTGGGGCTGCGGTGGTGACTTTGCCTGTGGCTGCCGTGGCGTTGTTTCAATTTGGTATTGCGCCAGAGTTTTGGACTGTATTGGTGGTCTATGGAGTGATCCAGGCTTTGGATGGCAACGTGTTGGTGCCGCTGCTGTTTTCTGAAGCGGTAGACCTGAACCCGGTATACATTATCGTCGCAGTCCTGTTTTTTGGCGGTTTGTGGGGGTTCTGGGGGGTCTTTTTTGCCATTCCGCTGGCCTCTTTAGTCAAAGCCCTGCTCAATGCCTGGTCAACACAGCAACAGGAATACCTCGCATCTGAGGCCAAATAA
- the rnt gene encoding ribonuclease T yields the protein MAEQEQTLFAKRFRGFFPVVIDVETAGFNKDTDALLEIAVSMLKMDEQGLLSLDHTVHFHVAPFEGANIEQSAIEFNGIDPFSALRGAVDEEEAIKEICKAVRKAQKAAGCQRSVVVAHNAAFDHGFLNAAIERCKIKRTPFHPFVSFDTTSLAGLALGQTVLAKACRTAGIEFDNSQAHSALYDTERTAELFCHIVNKWQALGGWPLPDVEDENDAASE from the coding sequence ATGGCAGAACAAGAGCAAACCCTATTCGCAAAGCGCTTCCGCGGCTTCTTTCCGGTCGTCATTGACGTTGAAACCGCAGGCTTTAATAAAGACACCGACGCACTGCTGGAAATTGCTGTCAGCATGCTCAAAATGGATGAACAGGGCCTGCTCAGTCTCGACCACACGGTGCATTTTCATGTCGCACCATTTGAAGGTGCCAATATCGAGCAATCGGCGATTGAGTTCAATGGCATTGATCCCTTCAGTGCACTGCGTGGCGCAGTGGATGAAGAAGAAGCCATCAAAGAGATCTGCAAAGCGGTACGTAAAGCCCAAAAAGCAGCTGGATGCCAACGCTCTGTGGTGGTCGCGCACAATGCCGCATTTGACCATGGCTTCTTAAACGCAGCCATTGAACGCTGTAAAATCAAGCGTACCCCATTCCACCCATTTGTGAGTTTTGATACCACCTCGCTGGCCGGGCTGGCACTGGGTCAGACCGTACTGGCGAAAGCCTGTCGCACCGCGGGGATTGAGTTTGACAACAGTCAGGCACATTCAGCCCTGTATGATACTGAGCGCACCGCTGAACTATTCTGTCATATCGTGAATAAATGGCAGGCACTGGGTGGCTGGCCTTTGCCAGACGTTGAAGATGAGAACGACGCAGCGTCTGAATAG
- the arsC gene encoding arsenate reductase (glutaredoxin) (This arsenate reductase requires both glutathione and glutaredoxin to convert arsenate to arsenite, after which the efflux transporter formed by ArsA and ArsB can extrude the arsenite from the cell, providing resistance.) has protein sequence MSVTIYHNPRCSKSRETLALLESRDIQPDVVEYLKTPIDADTLSGLLQKLGFTSAHQLVRSKEALYKELSLSKDSDEAHLRQAMLDNPKLIERPIVVKGDKAAIGRPPESVLDIL, from the coding sequence ATGTCTGTTACGATTTATCACAACCCTCGTTGTTCAAAATCTCGTGAAACGCTGGCTCTGCTGGAATCTCGTGATATTCAACCTGACGTCGTCGAATATCTGAAAACCCCCATCGACGCAGACACGCTAAGTGGCCTGCTGCAAAAACTGGGTTTTACCTCAGCACACCAGCTGGTACGCAGCAAAGAAGCACTCTACAAAGAGCTGAGCCTGAGCAAAGACAGCGACGAAGCGCATCTGCGTCAGGCAATGCTGGACAACCCAAAACTCATTGAAAGACCTATCGTGGTTAAAGGTGATAAAGCCGCCATTGGCCGACCGCCTGAGTCTGTACTGGATATTCTGTGA
- the fabB gene encoding beta-ketoacyl-ACP synthase I, producing MRRAVITGIGVVSSIGNNKQEVLESLKAGKSGIAFNQEFADLNLRSQVSGKLDIDVKSLVDRKAHRFMGDAAAFSYISMAQAIEDSGLAPEQVSNERTGLIVGSGGGSSKYQVEAADILREKGVKRVGPYMVPRTMASTASACLATPFKIKGVNYSISSACATSAHCIGNAVEQIQLGKQDVIFAGGGEELHWTLAMEFDAMGALSTKYNDAAETASRTYDANRDGFVISGGGGIVVVEELEHALARGAHIYAEIVGYGATSDGYDMVAPSGEGAVRCMKQAMQDLEGPIDYLNTHGTSTPVGDVKELGAIQELFGDNSPAISATKAMTGHALGAAGVHEAIYSLLMLENNFIAPSINIDELDEQAKGLDIVTEMREQELNTVMSNSFGFGGTNATLVMQKYKA from the coding sequence ATGAGAAGAGCCGTTATTACGGGTATCGGTGTAGTGTCAAGCATCGGTAACAACAAGCAAGAAGTACTAGAGTCTTTGAAAGCGGGTAAAAGTGGTATCGCTTTTAACCAAGAGTTCGCAGACCTAAATCTGCGCAGCCAGGTATCTGGCAAGCTGGATATTGACGTGAAGTCTCTGGTTGACCGTAAAGCACATCGCTTTATGGGCGACGCAGCTGCATTTTCTTATATTTCAATGGCGCAAGCGATTGAAGATTCAGGTCTGGCACCTGAGCAAGTTTCAAATGAGCGTACTGGTCTGATCGTTGGCTCAGGTGGTGGTTCATCTAAATATCAGGTTGAAGCCGCAGACATTCTGCGCGAGAAAGGCGTAAAGCGTGTTGGTCCATACATGGTACCGCGCACGATGGCGAGTACAGCTTCTGCCTGTCTGGCAACACCGTTCAAAATTAAAGGTGTAAACTATTCAATCAGTTCTGCCTGTGCGACGTCTGCACACTGTATTGGTAACGCGGTTGAGCAAATCCAGCTGGGCAAGCAGGACGTGATCTTTGCCGGTGGTGGTGAAGAGCTACACTGGACTCTGGCAATGGAATTCGATGCTATGGGTGCCTTGTCAACCAAGTACAATGACGCGGCAGAAACCGCTTCGCGTACATACGATGCAAACCGTGATGGCTTTGTTATCTCTGGTGGTGGCGGTATCGTCGTTGTTGAAGAGCTTGAGCATGCGCTGGCTCGTGGTGCACATATCTATGCGGAGATCGTTGGATACGGTGCAACATCTGATGGTTATGACATGGTTGCGCCGTCTGGTGAAGGTGCAGTGAGATGTATGAAGCAGGCGATGCAAGATCTCGAAGGCCCAATCGATTACCTGAACACGCATGGTACGTCTACACCGGTTGGTGACGTGAAAGAACTGGGCGCTATTCAGGAGTTATTCGGTGATAACTCTCCTGCGATTAGTGCAACTAAAGCAATGACAGGTCACGCATTGGGTGCAGCAGGCGTTCACGAAGCTATCTACTCATTGCTGATGCTGGAAAACAATTTCATTGCACCGTCTATCAACATTGACGAGCTGGATGAGCAGGCAAAAGGCCTGGATATTGTTACTGAAATGCGTGAGCAGGAACTGAATACTGTGATGTCGAACAGTTTTGGTTTTGGCGGTACTAACGCGACTTTGGTTATGCAAAAGTATAAAGCTTAA
- a CDS encoding SRPBCC family protein, with protein MPQVEKSALVMYSTQEMFNLVNDVDAYPAFLPHCSGARVIDTSDQGMTASLEISKAGLTKWFTTKNQYEGNRVRMQLVDGPFKSLHGYWEFIELDEQACKVCLKLEFEFANKLVELAFGRIFNEVAKNMVSAFTQRAKIVYGVRS; from the coding sequence ATGCCACAAGTAGAAAAAAGTGCGTTAGTGATGTACAGCACACAAGAGATGTTTAACTTGGTCAATGATGTTGACGCGTATCCCGCTTTTTTGCCACATTGTTCCGGGGCGCGGGTGATAGATACTTCAGATCAGGGTATGACTGCAAGCCTTGAAATCTCTAAGGCGGGTTTGACAAAATGGTTTACGACTAAGAATCAGTACGAAGGTAACCGGGTTAGAATGCAGCTTGTTGATGGTCCGTTTAAGTCATTACACGGATATTGGGAGTTTATCGAATTGGATGAGCAAGCGTGTAAAGTCTGTTTAAAGCTAGAGTTCGAATTTGCTAATAAGCTGGTTGAGCTGGCATTTGGCCGTATCTTTAATGAAGTGGCGAAGAACATGGTCTCTGCTTTTACACAGCGAGCTAAAATTGTATACGGAGTACGCTCATGA
- a CDS encoding RnfH family protein yields the protein MIQVEVVFALPDKATTLSVDVAEGTSVEQVVLQSGILERCPEIDPTNLSLGVWNRTVKLNHVVRAGDRIEVYRPLIADPKEARRRRAEKAKEEGRANKITGGRPLSN from the coding sequence ATGATCCAGGTTGAAGTGGTATTTGCGTTGCCTGATAAGGCCACCACGCTCAGTGTCGACGTTGCAGAGGGAACCTCGGTGGAGCAAGTGGTTTTACAAAGTGGTATTTTGGAACGATGTCCTGAAATTGATCCGACGAACCTGAGCCTGGGTGTGTGGAACAGAACCGTTAAGCTGAATCACGTAGTACGTGCTGGTGACCGGATTGAGGTGTATCGCCCACTTATCGCCGATCCTAAAGAAGCGCGCCGCCGCCGGGCTGAAAAAGCCAAAGAAGAAGGGCGTGCCAATAAAATCACTGGTGGACGCCCACTATCTAATTAG
- the wrbA gene encoding NAD(P)H:quinone oxidoreductase, giving the protein MPEILVLYHSSHGSVAAMAHEIADTLEFHGAQVRLRTFVAKEAHDIVVSKQDLIDCDALAFGTPTRFGMMASQAKTFWETTSDIWLKGQLIDKPACVFSSSSSMHGGNEATLLNLSLPLLHHGMLLMGVPYDVPELLSTTSGGTPYGATHVAGMDNSCELSDTEIKICRALAKRLFTISNKLS; this is encoded by the coding sequence ATGCCTGAGATCTTAGTTTTATATCATTCAAGCCATGGCTCTGTTGCAGCAATGGCACATGAAATTGCAGACACACTGGAGTTTCACGGCGCGCAAGTCAGACTTCGCACCTTCGTTGCGAAAGAAGCCCATGACATTGTGGTATCAAAGCAAGATCTCATTGACTGCGATGCGCTGGCATTTGGCACGCCCACCCGCTTTGGCATGATGGCGTCACAAGCCAAAACATTCTGGGAAACAACCAGTGATATTTGGCTCAAAGGCCAGCTAATCGATAAACCGGCATGTGTGTTCTCTTCGTCCAGTAGTATGCATGGTGGCAACGAAGCGACCCTGCTTAATCTGTCTTTGCCGCTGTTACACCACGGTATGCTGCTGATGGGTGTACCTTATGATGTACCTGAGTTACTCTCTACCACCAGTGGTGGTACCCCCTATGGCGCAACCCATGTGGCAGGCATGGACAACAGCTGTGAGTTAAGCGATACAGAGATAAAAATCTGCCGTGCACTTGCAAAACGACTGTTTACCATTAGCAATAAATTATCATGA
- a CDS encoding M48 family metalloprotease, with product MQLKKLFQASLCALALSMSIPGQAQSTLKLPDLGTSAVQVLPIDKEQAIGEIMMMQIRSGSKLVQDPVLDEYLSTLGNKLVANANDVRFPFSFFWINNKDINAFAFYGGHVGVHTGLMAQADNESQFASVLGHEIAHVTQRHLARRIQQAKDNSALTIAGMITGILATVIAPDAGMAILSASSTQSALSQLTHSRKAEQEADRFGMQTLYNAGFDPHASSEFLSKLAAQVRFKNKAPVFLMSHPLPDSRVSDVRLRAQQYEQRYVPRSPQFQLAKSRVIARYQLDSESAQAYFEQALKRSSELDKSALEYGLAITFLDQEKLDKAQTVMDKLLRADPNNLFYLDVYTDLLLAKKDYAGITKLLGEKHQLRPNNQVITLNYANVAIKSEQYDLAEQLLKVFLLEKPGHVLARQLLTDTYKKMDAKADYHESQASLLSHYGAFMRAADEIQKALNHVEKEETIRRLRLKALLTQYRDMQKELAKL from the coding sequence ATGCAGTTAAAAAAGCTGTTTCAGGCATCTCTATGTGCCCTGGCTTTGAGTATGTCAATCCCGGGCCAGGCTCAATCAACACTTAAACTGCCCGACTTGGGCACATCCGCAGTCCAAGTGTTGCCCATAGACAAAGAGCAAGCCATCGGCGAAATTATGATGATGCAGATCCGCTCAGGATCTAAGCTGGTGCAGGATCCGGTGCTCGATGAGTATTTGTCTACGCTCGGCAATAAGTTGGTTGCCAATGCTAACGATGTACGTTTTCCTTTTTCCTTTTTTTGGATTAATAACAAAGACATTAATGCGTTTGCCTTTTATGGCGGTCACGTTGGCGTGCATACGGGCCTGATGGCCCAGGCCGATAACGAAAGCCAGTTTGCTTCTGTACTGGGCCACGAAATAGCCCACGTGACCCAGCGTCACCTGGCACGCAGGATCCAACAAGCTAAAGACAATAGTGCCCTGACCATTGCAGGTATGATCACCGGTATTCTGGCAACTGTGATAGCCCCGGATGCGGGTATGGCCATCCTCTCGGCCAGCTCAACACAATCAGCACTGAGTCAGCTTACTCACAGCCGCAAAGCTGAGCAAGAAGCCGACCGCTTCGGTATGCAGACCTTATACAATGCGGGATTCGACCCACATGCTTCCAGCGAGTTTCTGAGTAAACTGGCAGCCCAGGTACGCTTTAAAAATAAAGCGCCGGTGTTTTTAATGTCTCACCCACTGCCCGACTCACGGGTCTCGGACGTCCGCTTGCGTGCTCAACAATACGAGCAACGCTATGTACCCAGAAGCCCTCAGTTCCAGCTGGCCAAGAGCCGGGTTATTGCCAGATATCAGCTCGATAGTGAGTCAGCCCAGGCGTACTTTGAGCAGGCACTAAAGCGCTCATCAGAACTGGACAAAAGCGCCCTGGAATATGGTCTGGCCATTACTTTCCTGGATCAGGAAAAACTGGATAAAGCCCAAACAGTAATGGACAAATTACTGCGTGCTGACCCCAATAACTTGTTTTATCTGGACGTATACACCGATCTGTTGCTGGCGAAGAAAGATTACGCTGGGATCACTAAGTTACTGGGTGAAAAACATCAACTCAGACCGAATAACCAGGTGATCACCCTGAACTACGCCAATGTTGCAATCAAAAGTGAGCAATATGATCTGGCTGAACAACTACTGAAAGTCTTTTTGCTCGAAAAACCAGGTCATGTTTTGGCAAGGCAGCTACTCACTGATACATACAAAAAGATGGATGCCAAAGCCGATTACCATGAAAGTCAGGCCAGTTTGCTCAGCCATTACGGCGCCTTTATGCGTGCTGCGGATGAAATTCAAAAAGCACTTAACCACGTGGAAAAGGAAGAAACCATTCGTCGCCTGCGCTTAAAAGCACTACTGACGCAATACCGTGATATGCAAAAAGAACTCGCCAAACTTTAG
- the smpB gene encoding SsrA-binding protein SmpB has translation MAKKKPNKSNSNTIALNKKARHEYFLHDKFEAGIELQGWEVKSIRSGKVNITDTYIHLKDGEAYLLASQIQPLNSASTHVICDPMRYRKLLLKKREIDRLIGATERDGFSLVATAMYWKKCWVKLEFHLAKGKKMHDKRADIKDRDWSRDKERLMKHKA, from the coding sequence ATGGCAAAGAAAAAACCAAACAAATCAAATAGCAATACCATAGCGCTGAATAAAAAGGCGCGTCATGAGTATTTTTTACACGACAAGTTCGAAGCGGGTATTGAGCTTCAGGGGTGGGAAGTTAAAAGCATTCGCTCTGGTAAGGTCAATATCACAGATACTTATATTCACCTGAAAGACGGCGAAGCCTATCTGCTTGCCAGTCAGATCCAGCCGCTTAATAGCGCATCCACACATGTTATCTGCGATCCCATGCGTTACCGTAAGTTGTTGCTTAAAAAACGCGAAATAGACCGCTTGATCGGTGCAACTGAGCGTGATGGCTTCTCACTGGTAGCCACGGCCATGTACTGGAAGAAGTGTTGGGTAAAACTTGAATTCCACCTTGCCAAAGGTAAGAAAATGCATGATAAGCGGGCCGACATCAAAGACAGAGACTGGTCTCGTGATAAAGAGCGCCTGATGAAACATAAAGCTTAA
- a CDS encoding DUF2069 domain-containing protein, producing MSQIPKKTVTKRFQASALIGYVGLLILMPLWLFVLAPREGYSTGFVFAVYILPLLLPLKGIIQDKPYTYAWANFIVLIYFTHGLTLLWVSPQEMLLILLELFFATCMFIGCTYYARHRGQELGLKIRKLKQDLADEKAAYEQDSPKDEER from the coding sequence ATGAGTCAGATCCCTAAAAAAACCGTCACAAAACGCTTTCAAGCCTCAGCCCTTATTGGTTACGTGGGCTTGTTAATTCTTATGCCTTTATGGTTATTTGTGTTGGCACCCCGTGAGGGCTACAGCACAGGTTTCGTGTTTGCGGTGTATATTTTACCCCTGTTGTTGCCACTTAAAGGCATTATTCAGGACAAACCTTATACCTATGCCTGGGCCAACTTCATTGTGTTGATCTACTTCACACATGGACTGACGCTGCTTTGGGTGTCTCCGCAAGAAATGCTGCTGATTTTACTTGAGCTCTTTTTTGCTACCTGTATGTTTATTGGCTGTACCTATTACGCCAGACACCGAGGTCAGGAGCTGGGGTTGAAGATCCGCAAACTAAAGCAGGATTTAGCTGATGAGAAAGCAGCTTACGAGCAGGATAGCCCTAAGGACGAAGAAAGGTAA